The window TACTCCCGACCATACCAAGTCAGCACTTAATGGCCTTTCTGAGTTTTTAAACAAATCCAACTTGGAAAAATGGATAGCTAAATATCCTTTCGAAGAGCCAAAAAATGCCAAGGAAATAGGGATTTTGATGGCTGGGAATATTCCTGCTGTAGGTTTTCATGACTTACTCTGTGTACTGATCACAGGTCATCGCGCTGCGGTAAAACTCAGTTCTTCTGATACTTATTTGATGAAGTGGCTCGTGAAAGAATTGATAGAAATTGAACCTGAGTTTGATAGCATGATTAGTTTTGAGGAAATGCTCAAAGCCAAAGATGCTTATATCGCAACTGGGAGTGATAATTCAGCTAGATATTTTGAGTATTACTTTGGGAAATATCCAAGTATCATCAGAAAAAATCGAACTTCTATTGGGATATTAGATGGAACTGAAAAGGAAGAAGACTTTGTAGCGCTTGGTCAAGATATTTTTCAATACTTTGGTTTAGGATGTAGAAATGTATCCAAGATTTATGTCCCAAATAAAGAATTGTTGATCAAATTTTTAGATGCCATAGAAGGCTTCCAAATCTTATCAAGCAATCATAAATACATCAATAATTACGATTACAATAAATCCATTTACTTAGTCAACGGGGAAGAGCATCTTGACAATGGTTTTCTGCTGCTAAAGGAAAGTAAAGAGCTTGTTTCACCTATTTCTGTACTATTTTATGAAGTATATGAAAATGTAGAAAGCTTAAAATCGGAACTCAACGAAATCAATGAAAAAATCCAATGTGTAGTGAGCAAAAATGCTTGGTTTGAAGGGAGTTCAGATTTCGGTCAAGCTCAATGTCCAGCCCTAGAAGATTATGCCGACGGGGTGGATACAGTAGAATTTCTGATCAACTTATAATCAACTCATCTTTATAAATGGGAAGTGAAAACTCAAATTCGCTTCCCACATTTAATTCACTTTTAATATTGGACCACAAAGAAACCAAAAGCATGGTAAAGGCAAACCACCTTACATAGTCATTCAATCTGTTGATGATGATAGCAGAAAGAGCTGTCACCACTATTCCTGAAATCAGGAGTGTCAAGGAAAAAATATTAAAATCTAGGTTCATGTTTTCAGTTAGAATTATCAAATTCTTTCTTGCAATAAATTTAATTGAATTTTTGACCGTTTAAGTAGATTGTCAATAAAATTTAAATCAATATTTGCTTTCACATCAGTATCCAATTTACCATTGTATTTATTAGATTTAAATCTTTAGCAGATTATAGCTATTCAATGCACTGTTAACTATCGAATCTATCTACTTCCCAAGATTGTATGTGATAAAATTTCAGGCTGATATTTTTGCGGCTCATAATATTCTTTAATTTAACCTTCTGATTCTAACTTTCCGCATCTCGCAATCAAAATTTTAGAAAATTGGATAAATCAAAGCAAGTAAACCTTTCGCCTACTTTTGTTGTCGCTTTACTTTTGAGTCTGATAGTTTTCCTGTCAGCAGTAATTTTTACGCAACCTGATAGCAGTTTGGATTTGTTGTATGCGTTTGATGTGCTCAAATTTTGGCAAAAGGGTTTTTGGGAGCTTTTAGAATTTACTTTACAAATGGTTTTGATTTTAGGGATTTCAGACTTTTTTCAAACTCCACAATCTTTGGGATTTATAGATTTGAATTATGTGAATTTTATGTTGCTAGGTGCAGGACTCTTGGCTTACCAAAGTTTAACTTCTTTTATAAAATCAGTTACTATTGCCCTATCAGGATCAGTTGAAATCATTCTTCAATTTCCCTTTTATGCAGGTATTTTGGGCATGATGAAATATTCGGGTTTGCTCTCGATTTTCTCCGAAAGCATGGTTAATATTTCCTCTCCTGAGACCTTTCCACTTCTCTCATTTTTGAGTGCTGCTATGGTCAACTTCTTTATTCCTTCTGGTGGGGGACAGTGGGCAATTCAAGGCCCAATCATTATGGATGCTGCAAATCAACTTGGTTTAAATCAAGCAAAAATGGTTATGGTATTTTCTTATGGCGATCAATTAAGTAATATGCTCCAACCGTTTTGGGCACTTCCTTTATTAGCGATCACAGGAGTCCCAGCAAAAGAAATTCTGAAATATACAGCCTACTTCTTTTTAATCGGTTTGCTGGTCTTTGGTCTAGGGATCTACTTTCTTTTTTAAATATTTCACCAAATAAATAGATGAGACGCTAGACTTTGTTATTTCAGAGTTTGATGGTTCACCCTCTTATCAGGTTTTAGGATAGCAGCTCCGCTGCTCTCTGCGTTCTTAAAAAGTCATTAAACAGAATAGATCAACTCAAAATCTATCAAGATTTCTTAAATGCACCCTTCAAAAAAACCTCTGCGCCTCTGTATCTCCGCGTGAATTTTTTTATGCTATTCTAATTTTCTACTCCGCGCTCCCAAACATATCTCTTTCGCAAAAAAATAACCACAGTAAAGAATTGACACTTAACGCATTTAAGCCCTTACCCAATAACTCAATCAACCAATTAACCTTTTAAACACTTCTACACTTGGCTGCTCTCGTAGAATTCCTCAATTCCCCTTTTCACCCAAAAACTCAATCACTCAGTTAACCAAATAACCAGTTAACCAAATAACCTTTTAATCCTTTAAACTTTTTAACCCAACTTATTCGTGTAATTGATGTCTTTCCTCAAATAATCAAATAACCCTTAACTATTTTCCGGGGCTATATAAATTACCAAGACATCTACTTATTTGCTTCTCTTTTATCCCTAATTTCTTATCTTTGCGCTCGATTTAAATAAACCTTATCAACACTCTAAACCATACATTACCAATGGCATTTGATATAGAAATGATAAAGGCGGTCTATGAAAAATATCCTTCAAGGATAGCTGCTGCAAGAAAAGCAGTAGGAAGACCTCTTACATTGACAGAAAAAATATTGTACGCTCACCTATCTGAAGGTGAAGCTAAAGTAGCCTACGAAAGAGGAAATTCATACGTGGATTTTCAACCTGATAGAGTTGCCATGCAAGATGCAACAGCACAAATGGCACTTTTACAATTCATGCAAGCTGGTAGAAATCAGGTAGCAGTACCTTCAACAGTTCACTGTGATCACTTGATTCAAGCTGAAGTGGGTGCTACAGCAGATTTGACAAAAGCAAAAGATAAAAATAGAGAAGTTTATGATTTTTTGGCTTCGGTATCAAATAAGTATGGTATTGGTTTCTGGAAGCCTGGAGCAGGGATTATCCACCAAGTTGTTTTAGAAAACTATGCTTTCCCAGGAGGTATGATGATCGGAACAGATTCACATACACCAAACGCTGGTGGACTTGGAATGATCGCTATTGGTGTTGGTGGGGCTGATGCTTGTGACGTGATGGCAGGACTTCCATGGGAATTGAAATTCCCTAAATTAATTGGTGTAAAATTAACAGGTAAGCTTTCTGGCTGGACTTCAGCAAAAGATGTTATCCTTAAAGTAGCAGGAATTCTAACCGTGAAGGGTGGAACTGGTGCTGTAGTAGAATACTTCGGTGAAGGTGCTAATGCTCTTTCCGCCACAGGAAAAGGAACCATTTGTAATATGGGTGCTGAAATTGGAGCAACAACTTCAATTTTTGGTTATGACCAAAAAACAGCGGATTACTTGAAAGGAACAGATCGTGCAGACATTGTAGCTTTAGCTGACGGAATCAAAGAACATTTGAATGGAGATGCTGAAGTTTATGCAAATCCTGAAAAATACTTTGATCAAGTAATTGAAATCAACCTTTCAGAATTAGAGCCGCATATTAATGGGCCATTTACTCCCGATTTAGCTTGGCCAATATCTAAATTTGCCGCTGCTGTTAAAGAAAATGGATGGCCTGCAAAATTGGAAGTGGGACTAATCGGTTCTTGTACCAACTCTTCTTATGAAGATATTTCTCGTGCAGCTTCTTTAGCGCAGCAAGCAGTTGATAAAAAATTACAAGCTAAATCTGAATATACCATTACTCCAGGTTCTGAACAAGTGAGATTCACTGTAGAAAGAGATGGGTTTTTGAATATTTTTGATAAAATGGGTGGTGTAGTTCTTGCCAATGCTTGTGGACCTTGTATCGGTCAGTGGGCTAGACATGGTGCGGAAAAACAAGAGAAAAACTCTATCATCACTTCTTTCAATAGAAACTTTGCAAAAAGAGCAGATGGAAACCCAAATACACACTCTTTTGTAGCCTCACCTGAGATCGTTACTGCAATGGCTATCGCAGGGGACCTGACTTTCAATCCTATGACCGATACTTTGACTAACAAAGATGGTCAGCAAGTGAAATTAGAAGAGCCAAAGGGTTTAGAACTTCCAACAATTGGATTTGCAGTGGAGGATGCAGGATATCAAGCTCCAGCAGAAGATGGTTCGGATGTGAATGTAATTGTAGATCCTCAATCTGAAAGACTTCAATTGTTAGAACCATTCCTTCCTTGGGAGGGTACAGATCTTAAAGGCTTGAAACTTTTGATCAAGGCAAAAGGTAAATGTACAACTGACCATATCTCTATGGCAGGACCTTGGTTGAGATTCAGAGGTCATTTGGATAACATTTCTAACAACATGTTGATCGGTGCTGTAAACTTCTTTAACGAAGCTACAAATAAAGTTAAGAATCAATTGACAGGCGAATACGGTGAAGTTCCAGCTGTTCAGCGTCAGTATAAGTTACATGGAGTTGGTTCTATTGTAATTGGTGATGAAAACTATGGTGAAGGTTCCTCAAGAGAGCATGCAGCTATGGAGCCTAGATTCTTGGGCGTAAGAGCTATTTTGGTGAAATCTTTTGCCAGAATTCACGAAACAAACTTGAAGAAACAAGGGATGTTGGCCTTGACTTTTGCCAATCCAGAAGACTATGAATTAATTCAAGAAGATGATAGTATCGATATCGTTGGGCTAGATTCTTTTGCTCCAGGCAAGCAATTGACGGTGGTTTTGAATCATGCTGATGGAAATAAACATAAAATCAAAGTAAATCACACTTACAATGCAGGTCAGATAGGTTGGTTCAAAGCAGGATCTGCCTTGAACTTGATCAAAGGAGATGCATAATCGTATGATTTTCTTATGAAATGAAAAAGCTGTGGTTCGCCACAGCTTTTTTTATTTTTAAATTCTCTAATTTCTACTTGTTATGATATATATATCCACTTATTTATCAGTAGCTTTTTTCAGATTCAGCTTCGTTTCTATTTAATGTTAAAAACATTTTTTACTATTTTAACAACAAAAAATTTGTTGTGAAAAACAATTTGTTGTATGTTTACGCAACAGAGAAAATTAGGGACTCTCCATTAATCATCCATTTGAGTATCTATTCTTTTTCTGTTTTGAATCTATGAAGGAAAGGGGAATAAATAGTACATTTAAAAAGATTATATATGAATCTTCCGAGATGGTTTTTCTCGCGGACGATTCTTTTCCATATAATATTTTTTACAGCAATGTACTTTTCGACCAAGTAATAGGTGAGAATTTAAAAGAAAAGAACCTCGTAGGATTGGGATTGGATATCAATTCCTATATTTTTAAAGAGGAGTTAATCATTAATTTCCAAAATAAAGAATATTCCTTTCAATTGGAGCTACCACAGGAAAATGGCTCAAATTACTTTTTATTTTATAAAGGAAAAGAAATTAGAGGAATTGGACTTCCTCCTAAGGCAGATGCGCAACAGTTTTTTAAGAATAGCCTTGATCTTATTGGTATTGGGCAAGAAAACTTCCTTACATGGGTCAGTGAATCAATTAGACCAATGCTGGGCTATGCACCTGAGGAGGTGATCAATATGGATCTCTGTCAGTATTTTCATGAAGAAGACCTTCCTGTAGCTAAAGAATTTTTATTTGATGTCAAAAAAGGCTTAGACAAAAGCCAATTTACAGCAAGGATTTTAGCTAAAAATGGTGATTATAAATGGATAGATTGGCACATTCAATTTAGAGATGGTAAATTTTATACCATCGGAAGAGATGTTTCAGATCAGCTTAAAATTCAACTTGAGCAAAATAAGCAAAATGAACTTTATCGATTAGGTGAAGAAGTAGCCCAAGTAGGAGTTTGGGAAATTAATCTGATTGAAAATTCAGTTTATTGGAGTGATGAAGTGTATGCCATACATGAAATAGAAGAGGATAGAGAAAATTTCAATATCGATAAAGCCCTAGATTTTTATCTTCCTATTTTCAGACCTGTTATGGAACAGGCGGTCAAAAGCTGCATTGATGAAGGTAAAGACTTTGATCATGTCGTTAAGATTAAGACTTCAAAAGACAACGAAAAGTGGGTAAGAGCACTTGGTAAAGCCAAATTCAGGGATAATCAAGTTATTCGTGTTTTTGGTACATTCCAAGATGTTTCTGAGGAAAGAAGGTTAGTTGATGAATTGGGTCTGTTTAAAGAATTGTTTGATTTATCACCGGAGGCCATTTTGATCATGGATATTGAGGGTGAAATTATTTTTACGAACCAAGAAGCTCACAAGCGCCTAGGAATATTTGATGGTAGTCAATCTCAACACTTGATTAGTTCCTATGATCAAAAGTTTGTTGTTGATCGAGAGTGGGATACCCACATACAAATCCTTGAAAAAGAAAAAAATGTAAGGTACAGAAGTAAGTTGATACATACTGATGGCAAGGAATTTCCAGTAGAGGTAAGTTGCAACTTAATCACTTTACAAGGTGAAAAATACATTATTTCTTTCTCTAGAGATATCACTGAAAGAATACAACTAGAAAAATCACTTCAAGATTCGTCCGATTTTTTACTACATCTAACAGAGCAAGTTCCTGGAGCTTTGTATCAGTTTGTTTTGGATAAGGAAGGGGAGATGAAGTTTGCTTATTTAAGTCCTGGTATCAGATCCATTCTAGATATTGGAGAAAATGAAATCAATAGCATGAGTGATATTGGTTTGGCGATTTCCAAAATTCATCCTCAGGACATTGCTCAAGTTTTGATGACTTCAGTAGCTTCTGCCAAAAAGCTAAGTCCTTGGTCATGTCAATTTAGAGTCAAAGAAGTGGGGTCTGAAAATTACAAATGGGTCATGGGTGCTGCAAAACCAGAATTGCTTGATACAGGAGATGTGGTTTGGTATGGTTACTTATCCGATATTACGGAGCAAAAGGTTTTTGAAGAAACCCTTAAAAATGCGCGTGAAACGGCAGAAAAAGCCAATAAAATCAAGTCTGAATTCTTGTCAATGATCAGCCATGAATTGAGAACACCTCTCAATGCGATTTCAGGTTCTGTATATACTTTGCTTCAGGATGAACATACGCCGGTACAGGCATCAGCACTCAACACGATCAATTTTGCTGTAGATAATTTGATCATCATGATCAATGACCTTTTAGATTTCCAAAAAATCGAAGCGGGTAAGTTGAACTTGGAATTGAATCCAATGAAACTGAATGAAGTGATACAACAGGTTTTAAACGGACTTGAGTTTCATGCCAAAGACAGTCAAAATGATCTAAAACTTCACATTGAAGATGAAGTAAATATCAGGGTAATGGGGGATAAGGTAAGGCTCGCACAAGTCTTGAATAATTTGATTACCAATGCACTAAAATTCACTAAAAAAGGGAAAGTTGATGTGTTTGTTAAACGTAAACCATCAAATGAAAATAAAGCAAAAATATATTTTGAGGTAAAAGATACCGGAATTGGCATAGCTAAAGAGCATCAAGACAGAATCTTCCAAGATTTTGATCAGATTCAGCATTCCTTCAGTAAAAAATATGGTGGAACAGGTCTTGGTTTATCAATTACCAAGAAGTTGTTGAATAGAATGGATAGTGATATTCAAGTAGAATCTGAAGTAGGACAAGGTTCTAGTTTCTATTTTGAAATAGAATTTGATTTACTCCCAGAACTTAGCGAAAATGGCGTCAAAAAACCAAACAAGCAAGCTTTAGATTTTTCTTCATTGAATATCTTGATGGCAGAAGATAATGATGTGAACTCTCTTGTCTTAGGGAAGATCATCAAAAAATGGGGGTTTGACCATGTTCGTGTCATGAATGGCAAAGAGGCAGTAGATGCAGTACAAGATGGAAACTTCGACATTGTATTGATGGATATCCAAATGCCTGTTATGAATGGTTTTGAAGCCACAGAGAAAATAAAATCTTTCTCAAAGATTCCTGTAATCGCTTTGACAGCTGCAGCCAAGCTAGAAGTTATGGAAAATATTGAGAAAAGTGGTTTTGATGGGTTTGTTGCCAAACCGATTGATGCCGCAGAATTGCTTAGAAAAATTAAGGAAGTCCTCTCTTCTAATTCTTATAAACTTAAAGATTGATCGTAGTAATATTGTGCTAAATCCATATCAGGGTTATTTTTGAGCGCATCTTCAAGGTATTTGATTGCTAAGCTCTTCTCTCCCTTCATAAAGTAGTATATTCCTTTATTTCTCCATGCAAAGGGATTTGTGGGATTCTTTTTCAAACTGAAATTAATATCTTCAAGTCCTTTTTCTAAATCATCTAAAAACAACCTGTACAAACCTCTATTGTTGTAATAATAAGCTTCATTTACATTTAAAGCAATGGCTTTTTCTACCCAATCGAAAGCAGCTTGATAAGCTTTCATATCAAAGGAAATCATAGATCTTAAATTGTAAATATTTGCTTCTTTTGGATTATTTTTTTCAGCCTGATCAAGTAAAGCAATGGCTTCATCATAATCTTTTTTATAATAATGAATAGTTGCTTGATTCACTAAAAGGTCATTATTGCTAGGGTTTATTGACAAGCCCTTTTCAAAAGCCATCAAAGCACCATCTAAATCTGCTAATTGCTCCTTTACCAAGCCCATCAAGAAATAGGGCTTCCAATTAGTATCGTAAATTTCAATCAATTTTTCCGCATCACTCAGGGCTTTGTAATATTCTCCATTATCTAAATATGCCAATCCACGTTGAAAATAAACCAAAGTATCCATGGAATTTTTATTGGATAAGATTTTTGAGTAATCAGCTATTGCCAAATCGAGTCTATTCAACCTTTCGTAAACGATGGCTCTGTTGAGTAGGGCATCATTGAATTCTGAATCAATAATCAATGCTTCATCATAATAAGCTATAGCACCAGTGAGGTCGTTCTCTTTCAATTTCTCATTTCCCTTAAGTAAAAAACGTCCTTTTTTATCCTCTGTAGAGTCACAACTCACTAGTGTTAAAAGTAATATCGCAAGAATAATAGGGTACTTAATTAGATTCAGATTCATGTTTTTCTTTTAATTTTTCCTCACCAAAAAGAAGAGCAAAGGGTTTTGTAGATTCACTTAATTCAAATATTTTCCTCAAGACAGCTAAAGTTGGAATGATCAATACCATACCAATAACTCCCCAAATAGACGCGCCAATCAAAAGACCAAGGAAGGTTACAAATGCATTCAAGTTTACATTGCTTCCAACAATTTTTGGAGTCAAAAAGTTACTTTCGATAAGTTGAATAACTTGAAATCCTACTACCACTCCAATTGGATAAAAAAGACTATCGGTGGTAAGAAAAGCAAATATCGTAGGTAAGACAGCTCCAAGAAATGGCCCTAAATAAGGTATGATACTTAAAATTGCGGAGAAGACTGCAAAGAAAATTGCATGCTTTATTCCCAAACCAAATAATACTCCAGCATTTAAAATTGCGAGAATTGCCATTACTTTCAATATCCCAATGATGTATTTTTGGACTACTTTTCTCAGCTCTTTAATTTCTGACTTGATATGTTCCTGTTTTTTTTCTTTGAAAAGGTGAACAATAAATTCCGTCAAATGATCTCTGTATATCAAAAAGAAGAAAATAAATACTGGCAAGAGAATTA is drawn from Belliella baltica DSM 15883 and contains these coding sequences:
- a CDS encoding acyl-CoA reductase; its protein translation is MTVEQRILAFDHLGKKINGLSQVDFEDLAWRVENNNNWFTPDHTKSALNGLSEFLNKSNLEKWIAKYPFEEPKNAKEIGILMAGNIPAVGFHDLLCVLITGHRAAVKLSSSDTYLMKWLVKELIEIEPEFDSMISFEEMLKAKDAYIATGSDNSARYFEYYFGKYPSIIRKNRTSIGILDGTEKEEDFVALGQDIFQYFGLGCRNVSKIYVPNKELLIKFLDAIEGFQILSSNHKYINNYDYNKSIYLVNGEEHLDNGFLLLKESKELVSPISVLFYEVYENVESLKSELNEINEKIQCVVSKNAWFEGSSDFGQAQCPALEDYADGVDTVEFLINL
- a CDS encoding TIGR00366 family protein; amino-acid sequence: MDKSKQVNLSPTFVVALLLSLIVFLSAVIFTQPDSSLDLLYAFDVLKFWQKGFWELLEFTLQMVLILGISDFFQTPQSLGFIDLNYVNFMLLGAGLLAYQSLTSFIKSVTIALSGSVEIILQFPFYAGILGMMKYSGLLSIFSESMVNISSPETFPLLSFLSAAMVNFFIPSGGGQWAIQGPIIMDAANQLGLNQAKMVMVFSYGDQLSNMLQPFWALPLLAITGVPAKEILKYTAYFFLIGLLVFGLGIYFLF
- a CDS encoding aconitate hydratase; translation: MAFDIEMIKAVYEKYPSRIAAARKAVGRPLTLTEKILYAHLSEGEAKVAYERGNSYVDFQPDRVAMQDATAQMALLQFMQAGRNQVAVPSTVHCDHLIQAEVGATADLTKAKDKNREVYDFLASVSNKYGIGFWKPGAGIIHQVVLENYAFPGGMMIGTDSHTPNAGGLGMIAIGVGGADACDVMAGLPWELKFPKLIGVKLTGKLSGWTSAKDVILKVAGILTVKGGTGAVVEYFGEGANALSATGKGTICNMGAEIGATTSIFGYDQKTADYLKGTDRADIVALADGIKEHLNGDAEVYANPEKYFDQVIEINLSELEPHINGPFTPDLAWPISKFAAAVKENGWPAKLEVGLIGSCTNSSYEDISRAASLAQQAVDKKLQAKSEYTITPGSEQVRFTVERDGFLNIFDKMGGVVLANACGPCIGQWARHGAEKQEKNSIITSFNRNFAKRADGNPNTHSFVASPEIVTAMAIAGDLTFNPMTDTLTNKDGQQVKLEEPKGLELPTIGFAVEDAGYQAPAEDGSDVNVIVDPQSERLQLLEPFLPWEGTDLKGLKLLIKAKGKCTTDHISMAGPWLRFRGHLDNISNNMLIGAVNFFNEATNKVKNQLTGEYGEVPAVQRQYKLHGVGSIVIGDENYGEGSSREHAAMEPRFLGVRAILVKSFARIHETNLKKQGMLALTFANPEDYELIQEDDSIDIVGLDSFAPGKQLTVVLNHADGNKHKIKVNHTYNAGQIGWFKAGSALNLIKGDA
- a CDS encoding PAS domain-containing hybrid sensor histidine kinase/response regulator translates to MVFLADDSFPYNIFYSNVLFDQVIGENLKEKNLVGLGLDINSYIFKEELIINFQNKEYSFQLELPQENGSNYFLFYKGKEIRGIGLPPKADAQQFFKNSLDLIGIGQENFLTWVSESIRPMLGYAPEEVINMDLCQYFHEEDLPVAKEFLFDVKKGLDKSQFTARILAKNGDYKWIDWHIQFRDGKFYTIGRDVSDQLKIQLEQNKQNELYRLGEEVAQVGVWEINLIENSVYWSDEVYAIHEIEEDRENFNIDKALDFYLPIFRPVMEQAVKSCIDEGKDFDHVVKIKTSKDNEKWVRALGKAKFRDNQVIRVFGTFQDVSEERRLVDELGLFKELFDLSPEAILIMDIEGEIIFTNQEAHKRLGIFDGSQSQHLISSYDQKFVVDREWDTHIQILEKEKNVRYRSKLIHTDGKEFPVEVSCNLITLQGEKYIISFSRDITERIQLEKSLQDSSDFLLHLTEQVPGALYQFVLDKEGEMKFAYLSPGIRSILDIGENEINSMSDIGLAISKIHPQDIAQVLMTSVASAKKLSPWSCQFRVKEVGSENYKWVMGAAKPELLDTGDVVWYGYLSDITEQKVFEETLKNARETAEKANKIKSEFLSMISHELRTPLNAISGSVYTLLQDEHTPVQASALNTINFAVDNLIIMINDLLDFQKIEAGKLNLELNPMKLNEVIQQVLNGLEFHAKDSQNDLKLHIEDEVNIRVMGDKVRLAQVLNNLITNALKFTKKGKVDVFVKRKPSNENKAKIYFEVKDTGIGIAKEHQDRIFQDFDQIQHSFSKKYGGTGLGLSITKKLLNRMDSDIQVESEVGQGSSFYFEIEFDLLPELSENGVKKPNKQALDFSSLNILMAEDNDVNSLVLGKIIKKWGFDHVRVMNGKEAVDAVQDGNFDIVLMDIQMPVMNGFEATEKIKSFSKIPVIALTAAAKLEVMENIEKSGFDGFVAKPIDAAELLRKIKEVLSSNSYKLKD
- a CDS encoding tetratricopeptide repeat protein, with protein sequence MNLNLIKYPIILAILLLTLVSCDSTEDKKGRFLLKGNEKLKENDLTGAIAYYDEALIIDSEFNDALLNRAIVYERLNRLDLAIADYSKILSNKNSMDTLVYFQRGLAYLDNGEYYKALSDAEKLIEIYDTNWKPYFLMGLVKEQLADLDGALMAFEKGLSINPSNNDLLVNQATIHYYKKDYDEAIALLDQAEKNNPKEANIYNLRSMISFDMKAYQAAFDWVEKAIALNVNEAYYYNNRGLYRLFLDDLEKGLEDINFSLKKNPTNPFAWRNKGIYYFMKGEKSLAIKYLEDALKNNPDMDLAQYYYDQSLSL
- a CDS encoding AI-2E family transporter, with the translated sequence MSMNDPKLQLPAFVNALLVLLLISLIVFILIIGKSLLIPLFLAGFLSILLTPIGDWLEKRGLNRILSTLISLISALLILIGFLTFAVLQVASFSKDLGNVGDKLNNYLSDINNWIVSTFQVETGIGQGIDQGYLIELLQSNSSSLAEFILNTVGSLSGIILLPVFIFFFLIYRDHLTEFIVHLFKEKKQEHIKSEIKELRKVVQKYIIGILKVMAILAILNAGVLFGLGIKHAIFFAVFSAILSIIPYLGPFLGAVLPTIFAFLTTDSLFYPIGVVVGFQVIQLIESNFLTPKIVGSNVNLNAFVTFLGLLIGASIWGVIGMVLIIPTLAVLRKIFELSESTKPFALLFGEEKLKEKHESESN